From the genome of Seriola aureovittata isolate HTS-2021-v1 ecotype China chromosome 6, ASM2101889v1, whole genome shotgun sequence, one region includes:
- the LOC130170996 gene encoding flavin-containing monooxygenase 5-like — MTRRVAVVGAGSSGLACIKCCLDEGLEPVCFESSDAMGGLWRFKENPDPDRASIYHSVIINTSKEMMCFSDFPIPAHFPNYMHNSLIMDYFQMYADHFQLTKHIRFNTKVLQVKQRSDFSHSGQWDVETENKDGKKEKHIFDAVMICIGHHCQPNLPLHDFPGIDTFTGKYHHSRDYKTPEEWRDKKAVVIGIGNSGGDIAVELSRVTKQSYLSTRRGAWIQNRVSHNGLPRDMIYNRVVLFLRKVLPFGLPCSVAERRVNQRFNHSLYNLKPKHRLFSQHPTLNDELPNCILSGRVQVRPNICRFHGSGVEFEDGSVVEDVDLVVFATGYRFSFPFLASHVVSVSENKASLYKYVFPPELDRPTLAIIGLVQPLGAIMPISEMQARWATRVFKGCVKLPSVTAMMKDVQCKQETMAKRYVTSQRHTIQVDYVSYMDEIAELVGVQPNILRLLLTDPRLGLNLMLGPCTPYQYRLRGPGKWAGARQAILTQWDRVAQPMQTRLCDEPKPKRSFKWPLIGSAAAVGLAVYVHRNNLPAFLQDPTALLHKIKVYLPAQ; from the exons atGACTCGTCGTGTGGCAGTGGTTGGAGCAGGGAGCTCAGGTCTGGCCTGTATCAAGTGCTGTCTGGACGAGGGGCTGGAGCCCGTCTGCTTCGAGAGCAGTGATGCCATGGGTGGTCTGTGGAGGTTTAAG GAGAATCCGGACCCAGACAGGGCCAGCATCTACCACTCTGTCATCATCAACACCTCCAAGGAGATGATGTGTTTCAGTGACTTTCCGATCCCTGCGCACTTCCCCAACTACATGCACAACTCCCTCATCATGGACTACTTTCAGATGTATGCTGATCACTTCCAGCTCACCAAGCACATACGCTTCAAT ACCAAGGTGTTGCAGGTGAAGCAGAGGTCAGATTTTTCTCACTCGGGTCAGTGGGATGTTGAAACAGAGAACAAGGACGGCAAAaaggagaaacacatttttgatgcAGTGATGATCTGCATTGGACATCACTGCCAACCCAACCTGCCTCTCCATGACTTCCCAG GCATTGACACTTTCACAGGGAAGTATCACCACAGTCGAGACTACAAGACTCCTGAGGAGTGGAGGGATAAAAAGGCTGTAGTGATTGGAATAGGAAACTCTGGAGGAGACATCGCTGTGGAGCTGAGCAGAGTCACCAAACAG TCATATCTGAGCACTCGGAGGGGAGCCTGGATCCAAAACAGGGTTTCACACAATGGTCTTCCTCGCGATATGATCTACAACAGGGTGGTGCTTTTCCTGCGTAAAGTCCTTCCCTTTGGATTACCGTGCAGTGTGGCAGAGAGACGAGTCAACCAGAGATTTAATCACAGTCTGTACAACTTGAAGCCAAAACACAG GTTGTTCAGCCAACATCCCACACTGAACGATGAGCTTCCAAACTGCATCCTATCTGGAAGGGTTCAGGTGAGACCCAACATCTGCAGGTTTCATGGATCCGGTGTGGAGTTTGAGGATGGGAGTGTAGTGGAAGATGTTGACCTGGTG GTGTTTGCCACAGGTTACAGGTTTTCCTTTCCGTTCCTGGCCTCACACGTGGTCTCAGTGTCTGAGAACAAAGCATCTCTGTACAAGTATGTGTTTCCTCCTGAGTTGGACCGACCAACACTGGCCATCATTGGTCTAGTGCAGCCACTGGGAGCCATCATGCCCATCTCTGAGATGCAGGCCAGATGGGCCACACGGGTCTTTAAAG GCTGTGTCAAGCTTCCCTCAGTGACTGCCATGATGAAAGATGTCCAGTGCAAGCAGGAGACCATGGCTAAAAG GTACGTCACCAGTCAGAGACACACCATCCAGGTCGACTATGTCAGCTACATGGATGAGATAGCGGAGCTGGTGGGGGTTCAACCCAACATcctgaggctgctgctgactGATCCCAGGCTGGGTCTGAACCTGATGCTTGGTCCCTGCACGCCGTATCAGTATCGTCTCAGAGGGCCAGGAAAGTGGGCCGGGGCCCGTCAGGCCATCCTCACTCAGTGGGACAGAGTGGCTCAGCCCATGCAGACCAGGCTCTGTGATGAGCCCAAACCCAAGAGATCATTTAAGTGGCCTCTGATtggttcagctgctgctgtgggctTGGCTGTATACGTTCACAGGAACAACCTTCCAGCTTTCCTCCAAGATCccactgcactgctgcacaAGATAAAAGTCTACCTGCCCGCACAGTGA